One Alteromonas sp. KC3 DNA segment encodes these proteins:
- a CDS encoding uroporphyrinogen-III C-methyltransferase translates to MANNNESRPQGDELVTVSAEKEVIDSKTDTPSSPKQAKSSGNGLLWFVVVILFLILLSMAGAGYWYYMQQQTAQQQTLNAQQKNASDLNAMVQERNQLNAKLDEITKSNNALNNALNALQSENETLALQAESALEQIKNMEGRRPADWLIAEADYLVRMAGRKLWLENDVRTAILLLVNADKRLKSLADPSVLPVRAALAEDIQTLQQLNPVSPSSVALALTGMVAQIDKLPLDTFEKPQDVDAQDNTLSESTDDWKANLAKVWDKLVGDLFTIKTIEGPVEPVLSLEAQFLLKEQLRLQLMHAQSAALKGDAGLYNQSLQYAQTLLIEKFDIETSQVTGFVNAIQNLLNTDVSRPIPSELKAQKPLEGLLDNRVKQVFGQGASAL, encoded by the coding sequence ATGGCCAATAATAATGAGAGTCGTCCTCAAGGCGATGAGTTGGTAACGGTTAGCGCCGAAAAAGAGGTTATCGACTCAAAAACGGATACGCCTTCTTCGCCCAAGCAAGCCAAATCATCAGGTAACGGGCTACTTTGGTTTGTCGTTGTCATTCTGTTTTTGATATTACTTTCAATGGCCGGTGCAGGTTATTGGTACTACATGCAGCAACAAACTGCACAACAGCAAACGCTAAACGCCCAGCAAAAGAATGCCAGCGACCTTAACGCAATGGTACAAGAGCGCAACCAGTTGAATGCGAAACTGGATGAAATTACCAAGAGCAATAATGCGCTCAACAATGCACTCAATGCATTACAATCGGAAAATGAAACCCTTGCTCTGCAAGCAGAATCAGCCCTAGAGCAAATTAAGAATATGGAAGGTCGACGACCTGCAGATTGGCTTATTGCCGAAGCAGATTACCTCGTTCGTATGGCTGGTCGTAAGCTATGGTTGGAAAATGACGTCCGCACTGCCATTTTGTTGTTAGTAAATGCTGACAAACGCTTAAAATCTTTGGCCGACCCATCTGTGTTACCCGTTCGCGCTGCCCTTGCTGAAGATATTCAAACGCTTCAACAGCTAAATCCAGTGTCACCTAGCTCGGTAGCGCTCGCGCTAACAGGCATGGTTGCACAAATTGATAAACTACCATTAGATACTTTCGAAAAACCGCAAGATGTGGATGCCCAAGACAATACCTTGTCTGAATCTACCGATGATTGGAAAGCCAATTTAGCTAAAGTATGGGATAAGTTGGTAGGCGACCTATTTACCATTAAAACGATTGAGGGCCCGGTTGAGCCAGTATTGTCGCTGGAAGCACAGTTTTTACTCAAAGAGCAACTGCGCTTACAGTTAATGCATGCACAGTCGGCTGCGTTGAAGGGTGACGCAGGCCTTTACAATCAATCGCTACAATACGCTCAAACCCTGCTTATCGAAAAATTCGATATAGAGACTAGCCAAGTCACTGGTTTTGTTAACGCAATTCAGAATTTGCTTAATACCGACGTGTCTCGCCCTATTCCTTCAGAGTTAAAAGCACAAAAGCCGCTTGAAGGGTTACTTGATAACCGTGTAAAGCAAGTGTTTGGACAAGGAGCTAGCGCACTATGA
- a CDS encoding uroporphyrinogen-III synthase, with protein sequence MLLFTRPLPKLKTSARAFEDAGIDAVGVATSDIVYIPSESRAARDFISTTALDAIVVTSVYAVEATVEGIKQKSSTDTHLTTLIAVGDATAKKLHKAFSHTPNVKILTPCDHTSEGILAMQQLNEPNCQHVGIIKGEGGRDAIAQGLVQRGIEVSSFCVYKREQLTRPVYTKRWKISDVSGIIATSEAMANQLITHYGNTLLTLPWLTVSERIANSLKNIGVERVFVCSRATDQALTAWVKDNWEY encoded by the coding sequence ATGCTACTTTTCACTCGCCCGTTGCCAAAATTAAAAACAAGTGCCCGTGCTTTTGAAGACGCGGGTATTGATGCGGTAGGCGTCGCCACATCAGATATCGTTTACATTCCTTCAGAAAGCCGTGCAGCGCGCGATTTCATTTCAACTACAGCGTTAGATGCCATAGTGGTAACCAGCGTGTATGCCGTAGAGGCTACCGTAGAAGGCATAAAGCAAAAAAGTAGCACTGATACTCATTTGACAACCTTGATTGCGGTGGGCGACGCAACCGCCAAGAAATTACACAAGGCTTTTAGTCACACGCCAAATGTGAAAATACTCACGCCTTGCGACCATACATCAGAAGGTATATTGGCAATGCAGCAACTCAATGAGCCAAATTGCCAACATGTAGGTATTATTAAAGGTGAAGGTGGGCGAGATGCCATTGCGCAAGGACTGGTGCAACGCGGCATCGAAGTGAGCAGCTTTTGTGTTTACAAGCGCGAGCAACTTACCCGTCCAGTTTACACAAAACGGTGGAAAATTAGCGACGTTAGCGGCATTATCGCTACAAGCGAAGCAATGGCGAACCAATTAATTACGCACTATGGCAATACACTTTTGACCCTGCCATGGTTAACCGTAAGTGAGCGCATTGCCAATTCATTGAAGAACATTGGGGTGGAACGCGTGTTTGTTTGTTCACGCGCTACCGATCAGGCCTTAACGGCTTGGGTAAAGGATAACTGGGAGTATTAA
- the hemC gene encoding hydroxymethylbilane synthase has product MSHLNTTRTIRIATRKSALALWQAEYVKAKLIEHYPSLTVELVPMSTQGDKILDTPLAKIGGKGLFIKELEIAMLEGRADIAVHSMKDVPVAFPDGFGLHAICERENPFDAFVSNNFDSIDALPQGAVVGTSSLRRQCQISKYRPDLVIKDLRGNVNTRLAKLDAGEYDAIILASAGLIRLEMETRIRMPLPADISLPAVGQGAVGIECRNDDDELIALLQALNHDDTHTRVTAERAMNERLEGGCQVPIGSFATLDGDALTLTGMVGKPDGSTLLFASATASRERANDIGIEVAEALLAQGAGEILKALYN; this is encoded by the coding sequence ATGAGTCACCTTAACACTACCCGTACCATTCGCATTGCAACAAGAAAAAGTGCACTGGCACTTTGGCAAGCTGAATATGTGAAAGCGAAGCTTATAGAGCATTACCCTTCGCTAACGGTAGAGTTGGTGCCAATGAGTACTCAGGGCGATAAAATTTTAGATACACCATTGGCCAAAATTGGCGGCAAAGGGCTATTTATTAAAGAGCTTGAAATTGCCATGCTTGAAGGGCGAGCGGATATTGCTGTGCACTCTATGAAAGATGTTCCAGTGGCATTTCCTGATGGGTTTGGGTTGCATGCCATTTGTGAGCGCGAAAACCCATTTGACGCTTTTGTCTCGAATAATTTCGATAGCATAGATGCACTTCCTCAAGGGGCCGTTGTGGGCACATCAAGCTTGCGCCGTCAGTGTCAAATTAGTAAATACCGCCCTGATTTAGTGATTAAAGACTTGCGCGGCAACGTGAATACACGACTCGCCAAGTTGGATGCGGGTGAATACGATGCCATTATTCTCGCTTCTGCGGGCCTAATTCGTCTTGAAATGGAAACGCGTATTCGCATGCCACTGCCTGCCGATATTTCGTTGCCAGCGGTAGGACAAGGCGCAGTGGGCATTGAGTGCCGCAACGACGATGATGAGCTTATCGCACTACTTCAAGCCTTAAACCACGACGACACCCATACACGTGTAACCGCTGAGCGCGCCATGAATGAACGTCTGGAAGGGGGATGTCAGGTTCCTATTGGTAGTTTTGCAACGCTAGATGGCGACGCGCTTACCTTAACAGGGATGGTGGGCAAACCCGATGGTTCAACGCTTTTATTTGCCTCTGCTACGGCATCAAGAGAACGCGCTAATGACATTGGTATTGAAGTCGCAGAGGCATTACTTGCCCAAGGTGCTGGTGAGATTTTAAAAGCGTTGTATAACTAG
- a CDS encoding GGDEF domain-containing protein — protein sequence MEHSSVRQLLRGTQQNEAEAKRRRLTLYFISYVGGTIMAIMAWININGGDMLLVGSLAGSAAVIYANVVLSHVFPRHDLFYYVAGIIVCFTINALVYTGGLNNTGLYFIFPLLFIQIIVVRYKPAILYVAITLGLAILMLYNQDKIAAEYAPEHVSRFLIATFCFVCVAFIGEYFWHQSRREMLKENLERMRQANTDPLTKLPNRRFLEAVFFERAMQDPGSYFPLSTVAVDIDHFKRINDKYGHDIGDEVLIHFCALMKQAVRNTDVVARTGGEEFLVLFPKASLSQAVKLAEKMRETIEENPFEKGDIHHAITASFGVATALTDNNIHATLKQADDNLYAAKNSGRNKVVE from the coding sequence ATGGAACACTCATCGGTAAGGCAGTTGTTACGGGGTACACAGCAAAATGAGGCGGAAGCGAAACGCAGACGTTTAACGCTGTATTTCATATCGTATGTTGGCGGCACCATAATGGCAATTATGGCGTGGATTAACATCAATGGCGGCGATATGTTGCTCGTGGGCTCGCTCGCAGGTTCTGCTGCTGTTATTTATGCCAACGTAGTACTGTCTCATGTTTTTCCCCGACACGATCTTTTCTACTATGTAGCAGGCATTATCGTTTGCTTTACCATAAACGCATTGGTATATACCGGCGGATTAAACAACACGGGGTTGTACTTTATTTTCCCACTTTTGTTTATTCAAATTATTGTTGTGAGGTATAAACCCGCCATCTTGTACGTGGCCATTACGCTCGGGCTGGCTATTTTAATGCTGTACAACCAAGATAAAATCGCAGCAGAGTATGCACCAGAGCATGTATCGCGTTTTCTTATAGCGACCTTTTGTTTTGTATGTGTGGCTTTTATCGGTGAATACTTCTGGCATCAGAGTCGTCGTGAAATGCTCAAAGAAAACCTTGAGCGCATGCGTCAGGCGAATACTGATCCTCTTACAAAGCTTCCCAATAGACGCTTTCTCGAAGCGGTGTTTTTCGAACGGGCCATGCAAGACCCTGGCAGCTATTTTCCACTCAGTACGGTTGCGGTAGATATTGATCACTTTAAGCGCATAAACGATAAATACGGCCATGATATCGGCGATGAAGTGCTCATTCATTTCTGCGCCCTAATGAAACAAGCTGTACGCAATACGGATGTGGTAGCCCGAACGGGTGGCGAAGAGTTTTTAGTGCTATTTCCTAAAGCCAGTTTAAGCCAGGCAGTAAAGTTAGCCGAAAAGATGCGAGAAACTATTGAAGAGAACCCCTTTGAAAAAGGGGATATTCACCACGCCATTACAGCTAGTTTTGGTGTTGCCACTGCCCTAACAGATAACAACATTCATGCGACATTAAAGCAGGCAGATGACAACCTTTATGCCGCTAAAAATAGCGGCAGAAACAAAGTTGTGGAATAA
- a CDS encoding alpha/beta hydrolase produces the protein MTQQLLPCVEINPAATPDACVIWLHGLGDSGHGFAPIVPELRLPDSMAVKFIFPHAPERPITINNGMRMRAWYDIKSLDFNSRADLTGVKESADQVEQLIQAQIDSGIPANRIVLAGFSQGGVIALHLAPRFSQQFAGVLALSTYMCEPSLLASEATDTNRATPIMMAHGDQDEVVPVFMGNAAFKTLSDNGFNATWQTYTMQHNVCMQELNDISAWLQKVLAS, from the coding sequence ATGACCCAGCAACTTCTGCCGTGCGTAGAAATAAACCCCGCGGCTACGCCTGATGCCTGCGTTATCTGGCTACATGGGCTTGGTGACTCTGGTCACGGATTTGCCCCTATCGTCCCTGAACTTCGCTTACCTGATAGTATGGCGGTTAAATTTATTTTCCCCCATGCCCCGGAGCGACCTATCACCATCAATAATGGTATGCGCATGCGAGCGTGGTATGACATTAAGTCACTCGACTTTAACAGTCGTGCCGATTTAACGGGCGTGAAAGAATCAGCAGACCAAGTAGAGCAATTAATTCAAGCGCAAATTGATAGTGGCATTCCAGCAAACCGAATTGTACTCGCTGGCTTCTCTCAAGGCGGCGTGATTGCGTTGCATCTTGCCCCGCGCTTTTCACAACAGTTCGCTGGCGTACTGGCACTGTCAACATACATGTGTGAACCGTCATTGCTTGCGAGCGAAGCAACTGACACTAACCGTGCCACGCCTATAATGATGGCACACGGCGATCAAGATGAAGTGGTACCAGTATTTATGGGTAACGCTGCATTTAAAACGCTGTCAGATAATGGATTTAATGCTACATGGCAAACCTACACCATGCAGCATAACGTGTGTATGCAAGAGTTAAACGACATTAGCGCCTGGTTACAGAAAGTACTCGCAAGTTAG
- the gmk gene encoding guanylate kinase translates to MASLLGNLFILAAPSGAGKSSLIKALMEKYEGSTTSPMQVSVSHTTRQPRPGEEDGVHYHFVSREQFEALIEQGVFFEYAEVFGNYYGTSRVTIEQTLHRGIDVFLDIDWQGARQVKELMPDTCGIFILPPSLDVLEQRLNNRGQDSDEVIAGRMSQAVAEMSHFNEFDHVIVNDDFATALSDLEAIVTAQRLRTVKQQMRHQPLLDELLGSA, encoded by the coding sequence ATGGCTTCACTACTCGGTAATTTGTTCATTCTTGCTGCACCTTCCGGTGCTGGCAAATCTAGTCTTATTAAAGCGTTAATGGAAAAGTACGAGGGCAGTACTACCTCGCCAATGCAGGTGTCTGTGTCTCATACTACGCGTCAACCTCGTCCGGGCGAGGAAGACGGCGTACACTATCACTTTGTAAGTCGTGAACAGTTTGAAGCCCTTATCGAGCAGGGAGTTTTCTTCGAGTATGCTGAAGTATTTGGCAATTACTACGGTACGTCGCGCGTTACAATTGAACAAACGCTACACCGTGGTATTGATGTATTTTTAGACATTGATTGGCAAGGCGCGCGCCAAGTGAAAGAACTGATGCCAGATACATGTGGTATTTTTATTTTGCCCCCCTCGCTAGATGTTCTAGAGCAGCGTTTAAATAATCGCGGCCAAGATAGCGATGAGGTGATTGCGGGCAGAATGTCACAAGCGGTAGCGGAAATGTCACACTTTAACGAGTTTGACCATGTGATTGTCAATGATGACTTTGCCACTGCGCTTAGCGATCTTGAAGCCATCGTAACAGCTCAGCGA